The DNA region CGAGAGGACTCTCTCGGCAAACCTGATCGGGGAGAAGAACCTGGAGTACGGCGTCGACGAGAACGCCGCCGAGGTCTCCCGGCTCTTAAAGAGGCTCGGGCTCCCGGTCAACCTGCGGTTCGTGCGGGGGATCAGGACGCATGATCTCGACCGGCTCGGTGCCGCCGCCGTGAACATCCTCCGGGAACCCGCGCTCGGGCCTATCGGCGAGGATCTCAAACAACGGTATGGCACACCATACATCGAGTCGTTCCCGACCGGACTTGGGGGGACCTGCCGGTTCCTTGAGGAGGTCGGCCGGGCGTGTGGCATCGATACCCTGGCCGCCGTCGAGGAGGAGCGGGCATACCAGGCGGCAATGCTTGAAAGATTCGATGATATAGCCGGAAGCCGGATCCGGTTCCAGTCCCCCCATCCCATTCTCAGAGGCGACCCGGAGGTGGAGACCATCTGCACGGAGTGTGCCGACGCCCTCAGCCTCACCATAGACCCGGAGGGGGTCGCCGTCCCCTCACCCTATCCTCCGCCCGTCGGGACAGGAGGGGTCGGCCGGATGCTGCACCGGTGGAGGGTGCTCATCCGGGATAAGGGGCGCGGCTGAAGGGTGTATTGGCGCTGCCCGCGGAGCGCACAGAATCCATTTTATACCCCTGATAGAAAAGACTACATCTGGAGAGAGTGCCAGAGTATGTTTGAACGCATCCTGTTTCCAACGGACTTCTCAGAGCCCTCGATGAAGGTTCTGGACTACATCCCCGCATTGCACGGGGTGGGAACCCGTGAGATCATCCTCGTCCACGTAATCGACTCAAAGGATATCGGGCTTGGCGCCTCCGGTGGACAGGGGTTCCTTGGAACGGTATCAAACCAGGAGACCGAGGCCCGGCAGGGGTTGCAGACCGAGGTCCAGCACCGGATAATCGACACCCGCCGGGCGCTTGAGAAGCAGGGGTTTGAGGTGACCGTCCTGACGCCCGCCGGCAACCCCGGAAAAGAGATTGTGGCCGCCGCCGATGCCGAGGGAGCATCGCTTATAGTCCTTGGCTCTCACGGCCGGTCAAACATCCGGGACCGCCTGCTCGGGACGGTCTCGGAGTATGTTATCAAGAATGCCAATCAGCCCGTCCTGGTCATCAAGCGGGGGAAGGAGAGCGGGAGATAGGCGGGGCCGCCACCCCCTTTTCCTCTCTTATCTCCTCTGTCCGGCCTCAAGCAGGTTCCGGATAGCCCGCAGTTCCTCCACCACCGCACCGAACTCTGCCGCCCTTTCGGGTTCGCCTTCGGTTGCAACGGGGCCGCTTTTCCGGACAAACCCCATGATCGTCTCCTGGAGGTCTTTTGGGTCGGCGATCCCGGTCAGGACGATCTCTGAGCGCGCCTGCCCCGAGTAGCCGGCGGTCTGCACCCGGAGGGATGAGAAAGAGAAGAACCGCATCAGCGGCCCCTGGGAGATATCGACGTTTGTGATCCGGTTGTACGGGACTATCCCGGTCTGCCGGAACCAGACACCGCGCTCCCAGGTGATCTCGGTCTGGGTGAGGCGGTAGGTTATACTCTCGCAGTAGAGAGGTATCCACCAGGCGACAAAGATTATGACGGCAACCGTTGGTATGGCAAGGCCGAGGCCGACCACACGCGGGGTGAAGACCACGGTCGGGATAAGCCAGGGCAGGATCAGGACGACGAGACAGATCAGGAAGGTAGTGTAGAGGTAGGTGCGGTACGCCGGCACCGGTTTGAACTCTTTGCCGATAGGGTAGGTGAGAGGGGACATGTTACAAAAGGCTTTCAATCCAGCAGGGTTAAGCCTTTACGATCCCCAGGGCATCTCCGGAGGATGCAGCGGTCTGCCGTGAATCGCTGCTCGTGGCGCCGCGGTTCTCCGGTGCGGCCGCGAGGCAGACCTCCCCGGCGCCTATCCCCCTGAAACCCTCGATGACGCCAGCAGGAAGCCTCATGACCCATCCCGTTTTAGGCCGGCTCTCCAGATGAGCCGCGATGGTTTAACCGGCGATCTGGCCGCCGGATTCCGCAACAGGGAACATCTGGGGGGAGAGGAAGCCGGCCGTTCTCCGCGCTCGATGTTGCAGACCGCCCGGGAATTGCCGTCCAGATGGCCCCTGATCCTCATCTTCATACAGAACTGGCTTGCTGGAGGGCATAAATCCAGTTTGGTATCCTCGAATCACCAAAGCGATGAACGCCTTTCGTGACTGCACCCCCGGAATCCGTCCATGGAGAGGTTTTTTGCACCGCCGGTGAGGTGAGACTCATCCCGGAGGCGCGGCAAACCGCTCCCCGCGTTCGGCCCAGTTCTCGACTGGCGGTTCGTAGAGGACGATACAGAGATCTTCAGGGCGGATCCCGGGGCTACGGCCAAGGTTCCCGACGATCGCCCGGAAGAGGGCCTCCTTCTTCTCGGCGGTGCGCCCGGGCATAAGGCTGACCTCGATCAGGATAGCATCGTCCGACCGACCTGGAGGCAGCGGGAAGTTCTCCTCTTTTCGCTCGCAGACCCTGATCCAGAGGGCGGCCTCCGGGGTTTGCAGCGCTTCGATGAATGCCCTGCGGACGCTCTCGATCATCGACCTCCGGTATTCGACCGGTTTTCCCATACGGATCTCAATCTTTACAAGCGGCATTCAGACCACATCCGGCAGGCCTCGGGGAGACGGAGACGGCTCCCCCGCTTACCTGTATGAGCGTTCCGATAGCCGGGTCTTAACGCTTCCCAGGCATCAGTCCACCGCAGAGGAACCCCTGCGCCGGTGCCGGTCGATACAGGCGTTGAGCACCACCTCCATCAACCGGAGCGCACCCTCAACCCCCGCAACCGCGGGTGAAGAGAGGGTGACCCTGTTCCTGAGCGGGGGCGTCAACCCGACGAACGCGGCGTCCGGGGCGAGCGCCTGCTCGTAGGACGAGCCAAGGATCAGGTCGGGCTCTGCGTCCATGATCATCTCCCGGATCAGGGCAAGGTCGGTCGTATGGGTGATCCCGGTCTTCCCGGGACCCGGGTCGTTCCTGGCGGCGATAAAGGCTATATCCGCACCGAGATACCGGTCGAGAAGGTCGGCGGCGTACTCAGCGTAGGCGGCGCCGCCCGCTATCGCCACCACAGGAGGATCAAACCGGCGCAGGTATTTGTCACAGCCTTTCCTGATCCTGGCATCCGCCCACGCCGCCTCCTCTGCGACCGGGCGGGCATCGACTCCATCGATCGCGGCTCCAAGCCGCTCGAAGGTCTCGCCGAGGAGATCAAGACCGAGGAGCGAACCACAGGTTGTGCCAACACCGGGCGCAAGATCCGGGTTTGTCTCGACGGTGAACGGCGCCGCCCGCCGGGTTGCGGCGTAGCGGTCAAGGCAGAACGTGGTCTGCACAGGCACACCGGCGAGATTGAGAAGCCGCCGCGCCTCTATGGCGTTTCCCCGGCAGAAAGGGTCGAGAAGAGAGATCCCGCCTATGTTGACGCCCGGCGCGGCGGGATCGACCTCCGGTGAGATCGCCTCAAGCGCCGCCCTGTAACCGGTCTCGAGATAGCCGAGGAACCCGGGACTGTCGATGAACAGAACCCGGTCACCATGGCCGAGATCGCTCATATCCTCGCCGATGATCGCCGGCACACATGTGTTGACCACGGCTATCCGGCTGTAGCGGTCGTCGATCTCCGCTATAACCTCCCGCAGCCTTGACTCCGTGCCGAATATAACCTCGTTCTCAAGAAGAAACGTCCCGTATATGGGAGCACCGATGAGCGAGGCGGGGTAGAAGTAGCAGCCGCTTGAACCGTGGACGACAACGGCAACGTCCTCAAACCCGGCCAGGCAGGCCGCCGCACCGGTCATCGCGCAGGGCCAGAGCGGGTTCTCGCAAGGATTATGCTGCTCTTCTGGCATCATGGCAAACAGCAGGAGGCGGAGAATAAAACCCCTTCAAACCGTCCGGACGAGCGCGGCAAGATGGCGCCCCACCTCGCTCGTCTTCTTCTCCCCGCCCATATCCCTGGTGACGAACCCCTCGAGGATACTCCGCTCGATTGCCCGGAGAACCGCCGCCGCGGCCTCGTGCTCACCGATGTGATCCAGGAGCATCGAGCCCGCCCAGACGGTGGCAAACGGATTTGCAACGTCCTGGCCGCGGTACTTCGGTGCCGAACCGTGGATCGGTTCAAACATAGAGGTGCCGGAGGGGTTGATGTTCCCGCCCGGCGCAAGACCGAGTCCGCCCTGTATCATGGCGCCGAGATCGGTGATTATATCGCCAAACATGTTCGGGGTGACGACAACATCGAACCACTCAGGGTTCTTCAGGAACCACATCGTGACAGCGTCGACAAAGTTGAACTCCGTCGAGACGCCCGGATAACCTGCGGCAACCTCCGAGAAGACGTCCCGCCAGAGACCGTAGACGTCGGAGAGGACGTTTGCCTTGTCGACCGAGGTGACCTTCTTCCTCCGCTGCATGGCAAGGTCGAAGGCGTAGCGGATGACCCGCCCCGCCCCCTCGCGGGTGATGACACCGATCTGGTATGCAACTTCTTCAGCATCGGTCTCGACGTCCAGACCGAACCTGATGCTGTACATCTCCCGCAGAACCTCCAGCGTCTTCTGCTCGCGTCCCCCGGCAAACCTGGATCCGATCCCGACATAGAAGTCCTCCGTGTTCTCCCTGACCACCACGAAATCGATATCCTCAGGACGCTTATTCGCAAGCGGCGTCTGGACACCCTCAAGCAGCCGTATAGGCCGGAGGTTTATGTACTGGTCGAAATGGAACCGGATAGCAAGCAGTATGCCTTTCTCCAGTATACCGGGTCTCACCCGCTCATCACCGATCGCCCCAAAATAGATCGCGGGGAACTTCGAGAGGTCCTGGATATCCTCCTCCGTCAGGAGTTCGCCTGCTGCAAGGTATCGTTCGGCACCTATATCGAACTCTGTCCAGTCGATATCAAACCCGTAACGCTCTCCCGCGGCGTCCAGGACGTCTCTGCCCGCTGCTACGATCTCGGGTCCTATCCCATCCCCGCCTATTGCGGCTACGCGGTATTGCATGTCTCCACCCGGTCCAGGCTCCTCGCATAGGCCACGAGACCGCCGGCCTCGACGATCCTCTTCATGAAATCAGGCACAGGCTCGACCGGAAGCCTTCTTCCCTCCAGATCGATGCAGCCCGCTTTGATATCCACCGAGATGACCTCGCCGTCCTGGATGGCATCGGTCTCCGGACAGACCAGAGGCAGGAGCCCGGTGTTGATCGCGTTCCGGTAAAAGATCCTGGCAAACGACTTTGCTACCACGATCTTAACGCCGGCGCCGAGCAGAGCAAGCGGCGCGTGCTCACGCGACGACCCGCACCCGAAGTTGCGGCCGGCGACCACGATATCCCCGTCCCGCACCTCTACTGCAAACTCATCCCGCGTCCCCTCGAACGCATGTTTTGCAAGTTCCGCCGGATCGTAGATCGTCAGGAACCTGCCGGGGATGATAGCATCCGTATCGATATCATCTCCAAACTTCCATACCCGCATGATTCTCACACCTCCCTCGGGTCGGTGATCTCGCCGTAGAGTGCGCTTGCCGCTGCCGTCGCCGGCGAGGAGAGGTAGACCGATGCCGCGGTGCTCCCCTGCCGGCCCCGGAAGTTCCGGTTGGATGTCGAGAGCGAGACCTCGCCCGGTGCAAGCAGCCCGAACGCTCCGCCCATACAGGGGCCGCAGCATGGCGCCTCAACGAGCGCCCCGGCTTCAACAAACCGTTCGATGAGTCCGGCCCGGAGAGCCTTCAGATACTCCGTTCGGGAGGCGGGGATGACTATCACCCGGACGCTCTCCGCGAAGCGGTCGGCCGACCCGAGCACCTCCGCCGCCTCCTCCAGGTCCTCGTAACGGCCGTTGGTGCAGGAACCTATGAAGACCTGATCGATCCTCGTTCCGGCAACCTCCGTTACGTCCACGACATTATCGACGTTGTGCGGGACGGCAACCTGCGGGGCGAGATCGGTGACATCGTAGTGCCTCCGTTCCCTGTATGAGGCATCGGGGTCGCTTGCAAGATCAAACGGCTCGATTGCGCGCCGTTCGGTGACGTAGCCCCATGTGGTTGCATCGGGCGGGACTATACCGGCCTTCGCCCCCATCTCTATCGCCATGTTCGCACACGTCATCCGGCCCGCCATATCCATCTCGCGTATCGCCCGGCCCGTGAACTCGAGTGCCATGTAGGTTGCGCCATCGGCACCGATATCGCCTGCGAGGGAGAGGATCAGGTCTTTTGCCCCCACCCTCCGGCCAAACGTTCCATCTATCTCAAGCAGGATGCTCTCCGGCACCCGGAAGTAGAGCGCCCCGAACTTCAGGACGAACCCCATATCAGTCGAACCGATCCCGGTCGCAAACGCTCCAGCGGCGCCGTAGGTGCAGGTGTGGGAGTCGGTCCCAACGACAATCTCGCCTGGCGCCGCCTTTCCTTTCTCCATCACGACCTGATGGCAGACGCCTTCGCGCAGGTCGTAGTTGCGGATCCCCTGCTCATCTGCAAACCGCCGCATGAAGACGTGGTTCTCGGCGGCGGGTATCGAGTCGGCGGGCACCTGGTGGTCAAAGAGCATGATGATCCGTTCCGGATCGAATACACGCTCCCCACCCATCTCGCCAAAGACCCTGATTGCAAGCGGGCCGGTGATGTCGTGGATCATCGCCGCATCCACCGGCACCATAACAACCCTGCCCGCCCGGATGGGTCTTTTGCAGTGCTGCGAAAATATCTTCTCTACGATAGTCGCCGACATACAGTATCCTTCTCTTCTGTAGGTGCTCGGGACGTATGTAGTTTGCCGGAACAAGGGAGGGTGGTGCAGTTGAATCCGGGCTCGTTTCGGCCGATTTTGCACGGCAGTAGTCTTATGTTTCTCCGCGCGGTACTTCTTAACAGAAGCAATGACCGACGGACCTACCCCGGCAATGCGGCAGTACTATGCTGTGAAGGCACGCTACCCGGACGCTATCATCTTCTTTCGGATGGGAGATTTCTATGAGACCTTCGGGGATGATGCCGGTGTGGTGGCCCGCGAACTCGAGATCACCCTCACGGCGAGGGGCAGGGACCGGAACGGTGAGCGGATGCCTCTTGCAGGCGTCCCCCACCACGCCGCCGACGGCTACATCGCACGCCTGGTGAACAAGGGCTACAAGGTGGTCATATGCGATCAGGTGGAGGACCCGAAGACCGCTAAGGGGATCGTGAAACGGGAGGTCACCCGTGTGATCACCCCGGGGACGCTGATCGACTCCTCGATGCTCGGTTCGGCCGGCGCCCACTACCTGATGGCGGTCGCCCCCGATCGGGCGGACTCATTCGGCCTCGCCTTCCTGGACGTCTCCACAGGCGAGTTCTTTGTATCATCTGGGAGCGGGGAACGCGGTTACGCCGATATCATCTCGGAGGTTGTGCGTTACCGCCCGACGGAGGCGATCGTCCCCGAGAGCCCTGGAGGTGACCTCCCCGCCAGGCTTGAGGCACTGGGGGTGACGGTGAGCCGTTACCGCGACGATGCCTTCGACCCAGGGGTTGCATACAAACGTCTCTGCAGCCAGTTCGGGACGACAACCCTCGACGGCTACGGCTGTGCGCAGATGACTGGAGCCATCGCCGCGGCAGGTGCAGCGCTCCTTTACGCCCAGGAGACACAGCAGTCACCCCTCCCTCACATCTCCGGGTTGTCGACCCGGGTGCCCTCTGAGAATATGCTGCTCGATGCGATCACCCTCCGGAACCTGGAGATCACAGCCCCCATCCGTGGAGGTAACGATGCAAACACCCTCCTCTCAACCCTCGATATCACGGAGACACCGATGGGGAGCCGGATGATGAGGTCGTTTCTGATCGCGCCGCTGCTCCGGAAGGATGCTATCGAGGCGCGGCTCGATGCGGTGGAATGGTTCTTTGACCGCACCATTGAGCGGCAGGCGCTTCGCGCGGCTCTCGGCGATGTTGCTGATATAGAGCGGATTGCCGGGAGGATCGCCTATGGAAACGCCGGCCCTCGTGACCTTGTAACGCTCAGGGACTCGCTCGAAGCGATCCCTGGCATAAAAGCGCTCTTTGACGCCGATGCTCCGCCGCTCATCCGTGAGGCCCTGGATATGATGGCCGACCACGCCTCGGCTGCAGACCTAATTGCCCGGGCTATAGTCGACGACCCCCCGGCGCTCGCCAGATCGGGTGGCATGATCCGCGATGGGTTCAACGCGAAACTCGACGACCTCCGGCACCTGGCGACGTCCGGGAAGGACTGGATCGCCGAGTTCCAGCAGCAGGAACGGGAGAGGACGGGTATCAGGTCGCTCAGGGTCGGCTACAACCGTGTCTTTGGTTACTACATCGAGGTGACAAGACCCAACCTGCACCTTGTTCCTCCGGAGTATGAACGCCGGCAGACGATCGCAAACGGCGAGCGCTACACGACCCCCGACCTCCGGGAGAAGGAGGCGATGATCGCGACCGCTGAGGACCGACTCTCGGCACTTGAAGCAGAAGTCTACGCCGACCTCATAAGGACACTCGCAGCGGAGGTTCCCGGGCTGCAGGCGACCGCCAGGGCTGTAGGGCTGCTCGACGTTTATTCGGCGCTCGCCGAGGTTGCCGCACGCTACGGCTACACCAGGCCGAGGATCGAGGAGAGCGGCCGGATCCTCATCCGCGACGGCCGCCACCCCGTGGTGGAGCGGAACCTCCAGACCCCGTTTGTTCCCAACGACACCGAACTTGACAGCGGCGGCACCCAGATCATGATCATCACCGGGGCGAACATGTCGGGCAAGTCCACCTACATGCGGGCGGTGGCGCTCTGCTGCATCATGGCCCAGATGGGGAGTTTCGTCCCGGCGCGGCATGCAACCATCGGGATCGTCGACCGGGTCTTCACAAGGGTGGGGGCGTTTGACGACCTGGCATCCGGGCAGTCCACGTTCATGGTCGAGATGCTGGAACTCGCAAACATCCTCAACAACGTAACACCGCAGAGTCTCGTCATCCTGGACGAGATCGGCCGGGGGACGAGCACGCTGGACGGTTCTGCCATCGCCAGGGCGGTTGTGGAGTTCCTGCACGGAAAAGCGGTTGTGGGCCCGCGGACGCTCTTTGCAACCCATTTCCACGATCTGGTCGACCTTGAGGGCTCGCTTGCGCGGGTGAAGAACTTCCATTTTGCGGTGAAGGATACCGGAACCGACGTTGTCTTCCTACGTAAGATCATCCCTGGCGCAACGGACAGGAGTTACGGTGTCCACGTCGCCCACCTTGCAGGTGTCCCGAAGAAGGTGACCGACCGGGCAAGACAACTCATGAAAGAGGCATCGGCACGGCAACTCCCCGACGGTCCCCGGGCACCCCTCTACACCCAGATGCTCCTGATCGATCCGGGCGAGGGCGTTGTGGAGGAGAATCCCGCGATCAAAGAGCTCAGAGCGTTGAACCCCAACGAGATGACGCCGATAGAGGCTTTGAACACCCTATGCCGTCTCCATAGGCTTGCAAACGGCGAGGATGAAGAGCGATGACAGAGATCCACGTCCTCGACCCCGAGACCGTGAACCAGATCGCTGCCGGAGAGGTCGTGGAACGGCCGGCATCGGTGGCAAAGGAACTCCTGGAGAACGCTATCGACGCCGGGGCAACGGTTATCCTGCTTGAGATCGCATCGGATGCTGCCGGGATAACTAAGATCCAGGTGACCGACAACGGAGAGGGGATGACGCCGGGAGAGGCCGTCCTTGCGTTCCAGCCTCACGCGACGAGCAAGATCCGGGATATCACCGACCTCTCCACGATCAGGACACTCGGGTTTCGAGGTGAGGCGCTCGCGAGCATCGCCGCGGTCTCGGAGGTGACCATGGTCACCCGGCCGCGTGGAGGCGAAGCGCTCAGCGGCACCCGCCTCGTGGTAAGGGGCGGCGAGATCGTGGAGACGGCCGAGGTAGGGGCGCCGGAGGGGACAACGGTCACCGTCGAACGGCTCTTCTACAACACACCCGTCCGCAGGAAGTTTCTAAAGAGCAGGAACACCGAGCTTGCCCACGTCTACGCGGTCGTTGAGAGCCTGGCGCTGGCGCATGGCGAGATCGCCTTCAGGGTGGTGCACAACGGGAAAGAGCGGATGGCAACCCAGCGATCCGCAGGACTGCTTGCAACCGTCGCGGGACTGTATGGTGCCGACCTGGCCCGATCGCTCCTCCCCGTCGAGGGGAGGCTTCCGTTCCTTACCATCCGCGGCTACGTATCCCGGCCCCAGGAGAACAGGGGGAGCCCCTCACAGATCTCTCTCAGCATCAACGGACGAAGCATACTCTCCCGCAAGATCGCCGCCGCCGTCAGGGAGGGTTACGGAAACCTCCTCCCTAAAGACAGATACCCGGTAGCGTTCATGGACCTTGCGATCGATACCGGGCTTGTTGACGTCAACGTCCACCCGACCAAGCGAGAGGTCCGGCTATCCAGGGAGCGCGAGATCCTGGAGGCGGTCACCGCAGCGGTGAGGAAAGCGCTCGCAGACCACGACCTCTCACGGGATGCGCCAGGAGAGCCAGTGCAGCAGCAGATCGTGGCGGATGATACGCCACCGGTGGCGCGGGAGACTGAAGCGGTCTACGCGGCCGCTCACCGCGGCGGACCCGCCCTGGCCGATAAACGCCTCCGCCGGACAGAGAGGGAGGGGGAGAAGAACCTTCTGCCGGCGATGGAGCCGATAGGGCAGGTGGCCGCAACCTACATCGCGGCGGAGGGGGTCGACGGCACCCTCTACCTCGTCGACCAGCATGCCGCCCATGAACGGATCCTCTACGACCAGGTCGTGGAGCAGCGTGATGCCGAATCCGCCGCACAGGAACTGCTCGTCCCGGTCATCCTCCCCCTCTCTCCGAAAGAGGCCGCCGCGCTCCGGGAGGCGATCCCGCTCCTGGCGGGGGAGGGGTTTGTGGTGGAGGAGTTCGGCCGGGACACATTCGCCGTCCGGGCAGTCCCCGCCGCCCTCGGTGCGGTGGAGGACGCCGCCGGCACGGTCAGAGAGACCATCGCCGATCTCCTCAGCGGCGAGTCCCGCGCTCACACCGACCGGCGGGAGGCGGTCACCTGCATAATCGCCTGCAGGGGCGCAATCAAGGCCGGCACCCGTCTCACGCCAGAGCAGCAGCGACTGTTGATCTCGCAGCTCGCCCGGACGAAGACCCCATGGACGTGTCCGCACGGGAGACCAACGGTTGTGGCGTTCGATAGAAAGAAACTCGAAAAGATCTTCGGGCGGAGATGAGTCCGCACCCTTCAGACTGCGCCAGAGACCGTTCTTGAACCTTCGTCTGCACGGAGGTATGTGAGCAGGTCATCGAGGGTCTCCACATACCCCACCTGGATCCCCAGGATCTCCTGGATACAGGTCTGTGCGTCCATGGCAACCGGCAGTTGGCGCACGACCTTGAGGTTGCCTAGTAGCCTGACCTCCTCACGGTAACCAACCACCTGGTTGTTCTCCCGGGGGAGGAGGAGAATCGTCTTTCCGCTGCGGTAAGCGGCCTCAGCCTTCTCCAGAACACCGCCGATCGCGCCTATATTCCCGTTCTCATCGATTGTCCCCGTCACCGTCACGCTCTCGTTGATCTGGAAGTCTTCAAGCACCGAGACCAGCAGCGCGGCCATGGCCGCTCCTGCGCTGGGCCCATCGATCTCGGAGACCTCTTCCGCGCTCCTGATGCTGAAGATGACATCGGTCCCTGATATGTCCACGCCGGAGTGCCTGGCGGCAGCAGCGACCGCGTGGTTTGCAGCGTCCTGGAAGACCGTCCCCATCAGCGGCGTTGTCTGAACGAGAACACGCCCTTTCCCTGGCGCAACCTCAACCGTGATGTTTACCATCCCGCCCCCGGTTGTAACCTCCTGGTAGGGGAAGGGGCCGCCCTGCCTGACCTCAATGCGCTGGATGACCACCGGCACCTCCATCGTGGCGGTCCCACCCGTCGCTGAGGCTGGCGCGAGCGCGGCCGAGGGGGTGCCGACCCCATCCTCCGCCTCCGGGACGGCCGGGGATAGGCCGGCTCCTGCGGGGGAGAGGATGAGACCCAGAAGAAAGATATTTGCAGCAACCGATAACACGAGCAGAACCGCCAGGGTCTTTTCCAGCAGGTGTGTATTGCGCCCCATGAATGTACTCTATTCTTTCGGAGAAGATGTAACTTGCGCGGGGGCAAGCAGTAGTTGTGTTGAACCTCTTTCGCCAACCACCACCCACATGCAGGCCCCGGAAACTCGGGCGGGCGGTGAGGGGCGGTTAGCAGGAGACGCGGTGCCATGACGGAGACGGGATTTCAGGGAAGTTTCTCAGCAGCAACGCGGTGAGGATGCACTCAGACGCACAGCATCGATGAAGAATCGCCCCTGTCTCCAAGTCTCACCCAGGAAAACATCCTTCCTCCGGGGATGGGCGCTGGGCACCTCCTCACCAGTCTCTACATGCCCCGGCAAAGATCCCCGGTTCATCGACGAACCTGATTCAAGCCGGGGACAGCCTGAAAGAACCGGTTTGATGGCCCCCCTCGCCTGGAGACTGCAGGCGGAAGAACTTTCCCCGACCGCTCAAAGCCTCATCCGGCAGATGTCGCGCATCGCCCGGAGGACGTAGAGGGTCTCGCCCTCAAGCGGCTCCTCGTCGACGATAAACGAGACGAAACCATGGCGGGTAAAGACCTCCCTCACCTCATCGGGCCCCGTCAGGGAGGAGATAAGCAGCAGTATCCTGCCTGAAGGCGCAAGCACCCGACCGGCATCAGCGATGAATCGCTCAATAACCGCTCTCCCGGTCGGCCCGCCGTCCAGGGCGTACTCCAGCCAGTCGTCGATCCGCTCCTCCGGGGCGGTCGGGAGGTATGGAGGGTTGAAGAGGATGAGGTCAAACGGCCCGGAAATCCCGGCTGCCATGTCCGTCCGTACAACCTCCACCCCCCTGGCGCGGGCGGATGCGGCGGCGTGCGGGTTGATATCGGTTGCAACCACCCTCGCCGCCCTGCCCACGAGACCGGCCGCGATATAACCGCTCCCCGTCCCCACCTCCAGCACCCGGTCGCCCGGCCTGACCTCACGGAGCGCCGCTCGAAGAAGTAGAAACGAGTCCTCGGCCGGTGTGTAGACCTGATCGCCCTTGCTCATGCTCAGCACCCGGTGAGCCTGTTTGCAATCATTGCAAACTCCTCAAGCGAGAGATCCTGCGGCCGGCGCTGCAGGAGTTCGGCGGGAAGATCCAGGATCGCTCCCTCGATCGTGCCGGGAGGAAACGCCGCCCTCCCGCTCTGCAGCCCTTTCCGCACAGTCTTTCGCCGGTTGGAGAAGAGCACCCGCACAACGTCAGCGTAGACCTCACGATCCACGATCGGGTACGGCGGTTCGTGCGGCATGACCCGGACAACCCAGGAGCGGACCTGCGGTTTCGGGCGGAAGGCAGAGGGTGAGAGTTCGAGCAGGGGTTTTACGGAAGCGT from Methanoculleus receptaculi includes:
- the mutS gene encoding DNA mismatch repair protein MutS, giving the protein MTDGPTPAMRQYYAVKARYPDAIIFFRMGDFYETFGDDAGVVARELEITLTARGRDRNGERMPLAGVPHHAADGYIARLVNKGYKVVICDQVEDPKTAKGIVKREVTRVITPGTLIDSSMLGSAGAHYLMAVAPDRADSFGLAFLDVSTGEFFVSSGSGERGYADIISEVVRYRPTEAIVPESPGGDLPARLEALGVTVSRYRDDAFDPGVAYKRLCSQFGTTTLDGYGCAQMTGAIAAAGAALLYAQETQQSPLPHISGLSTRVPSENMLLDAITLRNLEITAPIRGGNDANTLLSTLDITETPMGSRMMRSFLIAPLLRKDAIEARLDAVEWFFDRTIERQALRAALGDVADIERIAGRIAYGNAGPRDLVTLRDSLEAIPGIKALFDADAPPLIREALDMMADHASAADLIARAIVDDPPALARSGGMIRDGFNAKLDDLRHLATSGKDWIAEFQQQERERTGIRSLRVGYNRVFGYYIEVTRPNLHLVPPEYERRQTIANGERYTTPDLREKEAMIATAEDRLSALEAEVYADLIRTLAAEVPGLQATARAVGLLDVYSALAEVAARYGYTRPRIEESGRILIRDGRHPVVERNLQTPFVPNDTELDSGGTQIMIITGANMSGKSTYMRAVALCCIMAQMGSFVPARHATIGIVDRVFTRVGAFDDLASGQSTFMVEMLELANILNNVTPQSLVILDEIGRGTSTLDGSAIARAVVEFLHGKAVVGPRTLFATHFHDLVDLEGSLARVKNFHFAVKDTGTDVVFLRKIIPGATDRSYGVHVAHLAGVPKKVTDRARQLMKEASARQLPDGPRAPLYTQMLLIDPGEGVVEENPAIKELRALNPNEMTPIEALNTLCRLHRLANGEDEER
- the mutL gene encoding DNA mismatch repair endonuclease MutL gives rise to the protein MTEIHVLDPETVNQIAAGEVVERPASVAKELLENAIDAGATVILLEIASDAAGITKIQVTDNGEGMTPGEAVLAFQPHATSKIRDITDLSTIRTLGFRGEALASIAAVSEVTMVTRPRGGEALSGTRLVVRGGEIVETAEVGAPEGTTVTVERLFYNTPVRRKFLKSRNTELAHVYAVVESLALAHGEIAFRVVHNGKERMATQRSAGLLATVAGLYGADLARSLLPVEGRLPFLTIRGYVSRPQENRGSPSQISLSINGRSILSRKIAAAVREGYGNLLPKDRYPVAFMDLAIDTGLVDVNVHPTKREVRLSREREILEAVTAAVRKALADHDLSRDAPGEPVQQQIVADDTPPVARETEAVYAAAHRGGPALADKRLRRTEREGEKNLLPAMEPIGQVAATYIAAEGVDGTLYLVDQHAAHERILYDQVVEQRDAESAAQELLVPVILPLSPKEAAALREAIPLLAGEGFVVEEFGRDTFAVRAVPAALGAVEDAAGTVRETIADLLSGESRAHTDRREAVTCIIACRGAIKAGTRLTPEQQRLLISQLARTKTPWTCPHGRPTVVAFDRKKLEKIFGRR
- a CDS encoding S16 family serine protease, producing the protein MGRNTHLLEKTLAVLLVLSVAANIFLLGLILSPAGAGLSPAVPEAEDGVGTPSAALAPASATGGTATMEVPVVIQRIEVRQGGPFPYQEVTTGGGMVNITVEVAPGKGRVLVQTTPLMGTVFQDAANHAVAAAARHSGVDISGTDVIFSIRSAEEVSEIDGPSAGAAMAALLVSVLEDFQINESVTVTGTIDENGNIGAIGGVLEKAEAAYRSGKTILLLPRENNQVVGYREEVRLLGNLKVVRQLPVAMDAQTCIQEILGIQVGYVETLDDLLTYLRADEGSRTVSGAV
- a CDS encoding HemK2/MTQ2 family protein methyltransferase, translated to MSKGDQVYTPAEDSFLLLRAALREVRPGDRVLEVGTGSGYIAAGLVGRAARVVATDINPHAAASARARGVEVVRTDMAAGISGPFDLILFNPPYLPTAPEERIDDWLEYALDGGPTGRAVIERFIADAGRVLAPSGRILLLISSLTGPDEVREVFTRHGFVSFIVDEEPLEGETLYVLRAMRDICRMRL